The genomic DNA GCCGTCGAGGATGGTTCCATGCTGAAGGGTTGGGCACGAAGACCGCAATGGATTGGATTGGTGGGAATGTCTCTCGTTCTCCAGGGGACGCTATGGGTTGGATGGGTTGAGCCTAGCCAGAGTCAGTCGTTGCCAGAAATGTCTGTGGGCGTTGGAACCCCTCAAACACCGGAGGAGTATCTGGATCTGGGGTTACAGTATGTGCAGGCTGGGGATTTGCCATCGGCGATCGCCGCCTTTGAGCAATCAACGGTACTCGATCCGTCCTTTGCCCCTGGGTACTACAACTTAGGACTCGCCCTGCGCCAAGGGGGACAGCTCCAGGCTGCCGCGAACGCTTTCTACGGAGCCACCCAAACAGACCCATCCTTTGCGATGGCATTCGGGAATTTGGGGGCAGCCCTATTAGAGGGGGGCAACTATGAGCAGGCCGAAGCCTATTTGCTCCACTCCCTAGCGCTCGATCCGAAGCTGGGGTTGGCCTACTACAATCTGGGATTACTTCGCCAACAGCAGGGACAGCTTGATGCCGCCTTCGCTGCGTTTCAGCAGGCGAGCATTCTGACCCCGACAGCGCCCGAACCCCATTATTACAAAGGGATGATCTACTTACAACAGCAAGCCTACCCGGAAGCGATCGCCGCAATTGAGCAAGCGATCGCCCTTGATCCTAATTATTTTGAAGCCTACTATTCCCTGGGAACGATCCAGTTTCAGCAAGGACTCTACGATCAAGCGCTGGAATCGTTTCGGAGTGCCGCTGAGGTGAATGCCAACTATCCCAATGCCTACTATGGAGCAGGCTTAACCTTTATGCAATTGGGAGATTACACGAACGCCCGTCGCGTGTTTGAATATGCTCGCGATCTGTTCACGGCTCAGGGCAATACCGACTGGGCTGCTAGCGCCGAACAATACTTGCAGCAGTTACCATAGTTAACCCATCCGTGAAGCATTCTGTCAGTAATTTGGAAATGTGTGTCCTGGCGATCGCTAGCATTGTGCTGATCTCGTCGGTGATTCCGAACGACTGGCATGGGCAAGCGGTGATCTTACGGGATATTGTGCTGATGACGTGGTTTATCCACATTGTGAATTGGGCGATTTGCCAAGGGTCTCTTAACCAGCTTTTGGGTATCTATCCGCGCCGACTTGAGGGGCTACCGGGCATTCTCGTTGCCCATTTTCTCCACGGGTGGGGACAGGACGATAGCGAAAAACGACATTTGTTTGAAAATACCTTTGGCTTTTTGGTTCTAGGCTGGTTCATTCTGCTGCAAGGGACGCAGGTGTTTTATATCGTTACGGCGGCGGTGGCGATCGCCAGTGGGATTGGCACTTGGATCTTTGGGCGGGCGTTTCCACCCCATGTGGGTGCAAGTGGTGTCACCTATGGATACCTGGGATTTGTGCTGGCCTATGGAATTACGGCCGGAAATGCGCTGGCGTTTTTGCTGTCGATTATTGTGGGCTTACTCTACGGACGGCTGATTCCTGGTATCCTACCCGATTCTGACCATCCCTACACCTCTTGGGAGATGCATCTATTCGGGTTTATGGGCGGAATGCTGACGGCCTTTATCCTCAGTGAAGCCGCATTGAATTCCCCACCGTTATATAGCGTTCCTACGTGATTTGTGAAAAAGATGAGTTGTGAAACGTGCGCCCCGTGGGGCGCACGTTTCACAATCCAAATAGGATTGCTATAGTTCCAGATCGGCGACTTCTGATGCACCTCTCCAAAGAAGCGCATGGGACGCATACAAGCAGTCACCGATCTAAGCATCCCACACTATCAAGAAATCGCTCCTTACTAACCCAGAGGGGCGATCGCCCTTCGGTGCGGCATCCTGCTACTCGTTGACACCTAAACAACTGCTTTTTCCCGTCGTCTTGACGGATTGAGAATCGGCGACCGCTACACGAGAATCCTTCTCTCGGCTCAATGGTGTCCGCAGTGTTGCAAGGCCCATTTCTGAAATTCTAACTCCAGATCCAATGCTGGCATCACTGATGGTGCAACCCATCATCAACTCAAAACTGAGAATTTCTCCTGCGGAGACGCTGTGCGAACAAAACTCAAAATTGGTATAAGCCGTCCGGATGTCTGCACTCAAGGTTGAAACATGTTCCTATGGTTTATCGGAGCAAACATGATGCGATCGCACACTCATAGGTTAAGGCTAAACTTGGCAGTGCTATTTCCTGGGGGGGCGATCGCGCTGCTGGGATCAGGACTGGCGATCGCTGAGCCTGCGCCCCTGAAGCTGCAAGCCGAACCCCTAGCAGCAGCGCTGTTGGATGTCACCGGAACGTTAGACGCGAGTGATCTGGTGCTACCGGACGGCAGTTTTTATGATGAGCATCCCTTTGCCGGAGAAGCCGGGCAGGAACTCACCATCACCCTTGAAAGCGATGTATTCGACACCTATCTATGGTTGCTGGATGCGGACGATAACGTTGTTGCTGATAACGATGATGCCGACGATTCCACTCTGAACTCAGCCTTCACCGTGACTCTGCCTGCCGATGGTACCTATCGGGCGATCGCCAATTCCCTAGAAGGCAATCAGTTGGGAACCTATCGACTCACCATTACGCCAACCGTTTCACCGGAAGGTGCAGAGCCATAGCCCTCAAGCCCGGATTTCCCCGTCCGTGAATCCGCGAGACGGGGAAGACATCCTCACTTGGCAAGATCGGTTCAGACTAATTCCGCGTTGAAGCAGAGTTCCTATACTGGAAGTAGGTTTACTTGTTGCAAGTGAGGAACATGTATGGAATTCAACACGGCAGTCATGCGGGCGGTCGAACAACTGGATTACCGTGTGACTGTCGGAGATGTCTCCTCCAAAGCGGGCATTGATCTCAATACGGCTGAACGCGGACTGCTCGCCTTGGCCTCAGATGCGGGCGGCAACATGCAGGTGTCCGAAACCGGAGAAATTGCCTACCTTTTTCCCCGAAATTTTCGCAGCGTCCTCCGCAGCAAGTATCGCAAGCTCCGTTGGCAGGAACGATGGCAAAAGGTATGGAACCTGTTGTTCTACCTGGTTCGGATTTCCTTTGGCATTCTCTTAATTGCGTCCATCCTCCTGATTAGCATCGCGATTATTATCCTCGTCATCGCGGCTAATAGCTCCCGTGGCGACAATGACGATCGTGACTCATCTCCCAGCGGTGGCGGTATGATCTTTATTCCCCGTTACTGGTTTGGCCCCGACTTGGTGTGGATCTTTGATCCTGACTATCGCCGCCGCCAAGCTCGCCAAACGTCTAAAGGACGTAAACGGGATCAGGATGGCGATCGCGACATGAGTTTTCTGGAAGCGGTGTTCTCATTCCTATTCGGAGACGGCAACCCCAATGCGGATTTAGAAGACCGGCGCTGGCAGTCGATTGCCACGGTCATCCGCAATAACAAAGGGGCGATCGTGGCCGAACAAATTGCCCCCTATCTCGATGATCTCGGCACAGGCTTTGACCGGGACTACGAACACTACATGCTGCCCGTCCTCACTCGCTTTAACGGTCGGCCTCAGGTCAGCCCTGAGGGACAGTTGGTTTACTATTTCCCAGAACTCCAGGTCACGGCAAAAGAGCAACGCAAATCTTCCGTGCCGGCCTACCTGAAAGAACTGCCCTGGAAATTTAGTCAGGCTACGTCCGGTCAACTCACGATGGCGGCAGGGCTGGGTGTTCTTAACGTTGTCCTTGCCCTGGTTCTCCAGACCTTACTCCAGGATCAGGCGTTGGTGGCAGAGTTAGGGGGAATCGTAGCCTTGGTGAATGCCCTCTTTCCGGTGCTGCTGGCCTACGGTACTGCGTTTCTGGCGGTTCCCACCCTTCGCTATTTCTGGCTGAAGCGACGGAACACGAAGGTCGAGAAACGGAATGAACAACGGCAAGAAAGGGCGATCGCCCTCAACAATGCGGATGAAACGGTTCAGCAAAAGCTCAACTATGCCCGCCAATTTGCCACCCAGACCATTGTGAGTGCAGACGACCTTGCCTACACCACCGA from Synechococcales cyanobacterium T60_A2020_003 includes the following:
- a CDS encoding tetratricopeptide repeat protein, with protein sequence MLKGWARRPQWIGLVGMSLVLQGTLWVGWVEPSQSQSLPEMSVGVGTPQTPEEYLDLGLQYVQAGDLPSAIAAFEQSTVLDPSFAPGYYNLGLALRQGGQLQAAANAFYGATQTDPSFAMAFGNLGAALLEGGNYEQAEAYLLHSLALDPKLGLAYYNLGLLRQQQGQLDAAFAAFQQASILTPTAPEPHYYKGMIYLQQQAYPEAIAAIEQAIALDPNYFEAYYSLGTIQFQQGLYDQALESFRSAAEVNANYPNAYYGAGLTFMQLGDYTNARRVFEYARDLFTAQGNTDWAASAEQYLQQLP
- a CDS encoding rhomboid family intramembrane serine protease → MKHSVSNLEMCVLAIASIVLISSVIPNDWHGQAVILRDIVLMTWFIHIVNWAICQGSLNQLLGIYPRRLEGLPGILVAHFLHGWGQDDSEKRHLFENTFGFLVLGWFILLQGTQVFYIVTAAVAIASGIGTWIFGRAFPPHVGASGVTYGYLGFVLAYGITAGNALAFLLSIIVGLLYGRLIPGILPDSDHPYTSWEMHLFGFMGGMLTAFILSEAALNSPPLYSVPT
- a CDS encoding pre-peptidase C-terminal domain-containing protein codes for the protein MAVLFPGGAIALLGSGLAIAEPAPLKLQAEPLAAALLDVTGTLDASDLVLPDGSFYDEHPFAGEAGQELTITLESDVFDTYLWLLDADDNVVADNDDADDSTLNSAFTVTLPADGTYRAIANSLEGNQLGTYRLTITPTVSPEGAEP